One genomic region from Entelurus aequoreus isolate RoL-2023_Sb linkage group LG14, RoL_Eaeq_v1.1, whole genome shotgun sequence encodes:
- the LOC133664686 gene encoding gastrula zinc finger protein XlCGF8.2DB-like: protein MVKEESQLSHIKEEEEEHIISEEGEHLQGLEEFPVFVVIVKSENDEVKSESEETREAEPPSSSSTQHMTTEADGDHCGGSQADKLLAPLSDSEDTTSHSPDTDDEDSKDDKTCHTDNTRLTCSHCGKTFKDRCNMKRHMKRYTGEKPFSCSICGKDFTLRYHLKEHMRIHTGEKPFLCSICGKDFTKRQNLKAHMRTHTGEKPFSCSVCGKDFTQRQNLKTHIRIHTGEKPFSCLECGKSFVMNQSLKIHMRTHTGERPFICSVCGLSCKERQQIQAHMRTHSGEKPYSCSSCNKSFGHPNTLTVHMRTHTGEKVLSCSVCGERFSYKYQCKKHKCAGENSSSK from the coding sequence ATGGTGAAGGAGGAGTCACAGCTCTcccacattaaggaggaagaggaagaacacATCATCAGTGAAGAGGGAGAGCATCTTCAAGGactggaggagttcccagtgtttgttgtgattgtgaagagtgaaAATGATGAGGTCAAAAGTGAAAGTGAGGAGAcaagagaggcggagcctccaagcagcagctcaacacaacacatgacaacagaagctgatggagaccactgtggaggatcacaagcagacaagctcttagctccactatcagatagtgaggacacaacgtcacactctcctgacactgatgatgaagactctaaagatgataagacatgtcacactgacaacacacgctTGACATGTTCTCACTGTGGCAAAACATTTAAAGACCGTTGCAATATGAAAAGACACATGAAAAGatacactggagaaaaacctttttcatgttcaatctgcggtaaagattttactctaaGGTACCAtttgaaagaacacatgagaatacacactggagaaaaaccttttttatgttcaatctgcggtaaagattttacaaaAAGGCAAAAtttgaaagcacacatgagaacacacactggagaaaaacctttttcatgttcagtctgcggtaaagattttactcaaaggcaaaatttgaaaacacacataagaatacacactggagaaaaacctttttcctgcttagaatgtggtaaaagttttgtaatgaatcaaagtttaaaaatacacatgagaacacacactggagaaagacCTTTTATATGTTCAGTGTGTGGTCTAAGTTGTAAAGAAAGACAGCAAATAcaagcacacatgagaacgcactctggtgaaaaaccatactcatgttcaagctgcaacaaaagctttgGTCACCCAAACACTCttacagtacacatgagaacacacacaggagagaaagtgttgagttgcagtgtgtgtggtgaaagattctcttataagtaccagtgtaagaaacacaagtgtgctggtgagaacagcagcagcaaatga